In Deltaproteobacteria bacterium, one genomic interval encodes:
- the rplU gene encoding 50S ribosomal protein L21 has translation MYAVIRTGGKQYRVAPGDMLRIERLPGEVGASVEFEEVLLAAADGAIRIGTPLVEGVRVHAEIVGQGRARKILVFKKKRRKNYRRRRGHRQAITTVRVTEIT, from the coding sequence ATCTACGCCGTCATCCGCACCGGGGGGAAGCAATACCGCGTGGCCCCGGGCGACATGCTGCGCATCGAGCGGCTCCCGGGCGAAGTGGGCGCGAGCGTCGAGTTCGAGGAGGTGCTGCTCGCGGCCGCCGACGGAGCGATCCGCATCGGCACGCCGCTCGTCGAGGGCGTCCGGGTCCACGCCGAGATCGTCGGGCAGGGGCGCGCGCGGAAGATCCTCGTCTTCAAGAAGAAGCGGCGAAAGAACTACCGGCGTCGCCGTGGCCACCGGCAGGCGATCACGACGGTGCGGGTGACGGAGATCACCTGA
- a CDS encoding 50S ribosomal protein L27, giving the protein MAHKKGQGSTRNGRDSAGQRRGVKLFAGETVRAGNILVRQCGTHVHPGQNVGMGRDYTLFALVDGVVQYERFGKDRRRARIVPAAPQA; this is encoded by the coding sequence ATGGCGCACAAGAAGGGGCAAGGCAGCACCCGGAACGGTCGCGACAGCGCGGGACAGCGCCGCGGCGTCAAGCTCTTCGCCGGCGAGACCGTGCGGGCCGGGAACATCCTCGTGCGGCAGTGCGGCACCCACGTGCACCCCGGGCAGAACGTCGGCATGGGGCGGGACTACACGCTCTTCGCGCTGGTCGACGGCGTCGTGCAGTACGAGCGGTTCGGCAAGGACCGCCGCCGCGCGCGCATCGTCCCGGCGGCGCCGCAGGCGTAG
- a CDS encoding prolyl 4-hydroxylase subunit alpha — protein sequence MAGLDWPAIEAALDEQGYATTPPLLEAEECAALGRLFADERRFRSRIDMARYRFGVGEYKYFAAPLPEPVAALRTALYRRLAPVANRWMEALGSDERFPPDLGSYLARCAAQGQTRPTPLLLRYETGGYNCLHQDLYGALAFPLQVTCVLSQVGVDYAGGEILLVEQRPRAQSRGAVIILARGEAVIFPNRHRPVKGARGWFRVTVRHGVSRLHSGERLSLGIIFHDAE from the coding sequence ATGGCGGGCCTCGATTGGCCCGCGATCGAGGCCGCCCTCGACGAGCAGGGCTACGCCACCACGCCCCCGCTGCTCGAGGCCGAGGAATGCGCGGCGCTCGGCCGCCTGTTCGCCGACGAGCGGCGGTTCCGGAGCCGGATCGACATGGCGCGTTATCGCTTCGGTGTCGGCGAGTACAAGTATTTCGCGGCGCCGCTTCCGGAGCCGGTGGCGGCCCTGCGCACGGCGCTCTACCGCCGACTCGCGCCCGTCGCCAATCGCTGGATGGAAGCGCTCGGCTCGGACGAGCGCTTTCCACCGGACCTCGGCAGCTACCTCGCGCGCTGTGCGGCACAGGGTCAGACGCGGCCGACGCCCCTCCTGCTCCGCTACGAGACCGGCGGCTACAACTGCCTCCACCAGGACCTCTACGGCGCGCTTGCCTTTCCGCTCCAGGTGACGTGCGTGCTGAGTCAGGTCGGCGTCGACTACGCCGGCGGCGAGATCCTGCTCGTCGAGCAGCGGCCGCGCGCGCAGTCGCGGGGCGCGGTCATCATCCTCGCGCGCGGCGAGGCGGTGATCTTCCCGAACCGGCACCGTCCGGTGAAGGGGGCGCGCGGCTGGTTCCGCGTCACCGTGCGCCACGGCGTGAGCCGCCTCCACTCGGGCGAGCGCCTGAGCCTCGGCATCATCTTTCACGATGCCGAGTGA
- a CDS encoding class I SAM-dependent methyltransferase, producing MKLAQLFGGRLPERTRPRLEDRYRDIIAHLCAGKSFIDVGCLWAIHGEYAFYAAENGSPRVVGFDVNEATPEFHARNTALGNRVGFIRGDLNAPSFPVQVGTFDIVFCVSVLHHMPNPVAALLQLRRVCGEAAIIGVPTIPERDLPHSAIYLPFLDPTERQKVLKALSTSVYRTGKTAEFQGGRTYVNWFWCFTPSCVKAMFKTAGFDLVDAYEYPRFGCYVLRPNDLGLPLEGAGDPGFHSHRRP from the coding sequence ATGAAGCTCGCACAGCTGTTCGGTGGGAGGCTCCCCGAACGCACCCGGCCGAGGCTCGAGGACCGTTACCGGGACATCATCGCCCATCTGTGCGCGGGCAAGAGCTTCATCGACGTCGGATGCCTCTGGGCCATCCACGGCGAGTACGCCTTCTACGCAGCCGAGAATGGCTCGCCGCGCGTGGTGGGCTTCGACGTGAATGAGGCCACGCCGGAGTTCCACGCCCGGAATACGGCGCTCGGCAATCGCGTCGGCTTCATACGAGGTGATCTGAACGCGCCCTCGTTTCCGGTGCAGGTCGGGACCTTCGACATCGTCTTCTGCGTCAGCGTCCTGCATCACATGCCGAATCCGGTTGCCGCGCTCCTGCAGCTGAGGCGGGTGTGTGGAGAAGCGGCCATCATCGGCGTGCCGACGATCCCCGAACGTGATCTGCCGCACTCGGCGATCTACCTTCCCTTCCTCGATCCGACCGAGCGGCAGAAGGTTCTAAAGGCTCTTTCGACGAGTGTCTACCGCACCGGGAAAACGGCCGAGTTCCAGGGCGGGCGCACCTACGTCAACTGGTTCTGGTGCTTCACTCCGAGCTGTGTGAAGGCGATGTTCAAGACCGCCGGATTCGACCTCGTCGACGCCTACGAGTACCCGCGCTTCGGGTGCTACGTGTTGCGTCCCAATGACCTCGGCTTGCCGCTCGAGGGGGCCGGCGATCCGGGCTTTCATTCCCATCGGCGGCCCTGA
- a CDS encoding FAD-dependent oxidoreductase: protein MDERRIVVVGAGPAGAALAYLLARRGIAVTLLERHTDFAREFRGEALMPSGVDAFVQMGLGAQ, encoded by the coding sequence ATGGACGAACGCCGCATCGTGGTAGTGGGCGCTGGGCCCGCCGGCGCCGCCCTCGCCTACCTCCTCGCACGGCGCGGGATCGCCGTCACGCTCCTCGAACGCCACACCGACTTCGCGCGCGAGTTTCGCGGCGAGGCGCTCATGCCGAGCGGCGTCGACGCGTTCGTCCAGATGGGGCTCGGCGCCCAG
- the obgE gene encoding GTPase ObgE: MKFVDEVMIRVEAGDGGNGCASFRREKYVPRGGPSGGDGGDGGSVVLTVDPGLATLLDLAYPQTLRAGRGEHGRGKEQHGKRGADLVLRVPAGTLVYDADGGELLGDLRAAGEPLVVARGGRGGRGNVHFATSTNQAPRRAEPGTPGAQRNLRLELRVLADAGLLGFPNVGKSTLIRAVSAARPRVADFPFTTLVPHLGVVRVDDDTSFVLADVPGLIPGAHAGQGLGTRFLRHLARTAVLVHLLDVSGLTGRDPVADYDAINRELELTSPRLAAKPQIVVAGKLDLAETRARLPAVRDAFAGRGISLHAVSGATGEGTAALTSVVAEAVRRARASGETAAAAATAP; encoded by the coding sequence ATGAAGTTCGTGGACGAGGTCATGATTCGGGTCGAGGCCGGCGACGGGGGCAACGGCTGCGCGAGCTTCCGGCGCGAGAAGTACGTGCCGCGCGGGGGCCCCAGCGGCGGCGACGGCGGCGACGGCGGCTCCGTCGTCTTGACCGTCGACCCCGGGCTCGCGACCTTGCTCGACCTCGCCTACCCCCAGACGCTGCGCGCGGGGCGCGGCGAGCACGGACGCGGCAAAGAGCAGCACGGGAAGCGCGGCGCCGACCTGGTCCTCCGTGTGCCGGCCGGTACGCTCGTCTACGACGCCGATGGCGGCGAGCTCCTCGGCGACCTCCGCGCTGCGGGCGAGCCGCTGGTGGTGGCGCGCGGCGGGCGCGGCGGGCGCGGCAACGTGCACTTCGCGACCTCGACCAACCAGGCCCCCCGGCGCGCCGAGCCCGGCACGCCGGGAGCCCAACGCAACCTTCGACTCGAGCTGCGCGTGCTGGCGGACGCGGGTCTCCTCGGGTTCCCGAACGTCGGGAAATCGACCCTCATCCGCGCCGTCTCCGCGGCGCGGCCGCGGGTGGCGGACTTCCCCTTCACGACGCTCGTACCGCATCTCGGCGTGGTGCGCGTCGACGACGACACGAGCTTCGTCCTCGCCGACGTGCCGGGCCTGATCCCCGGCGCGCACGCGGGACAGGGTCTCGGCACGCGCTTCCTCCGCCACCTCGCGCGCACCGCCGTCCTCGTCCACCTGCTCGACGTTTCGGGACTCACCGGGCGCGACCCCGTCGCCGACTACGACGCGATCAACCGCGAGCTCGAGCTCACCAGCCCGCGGCTCGCGGCGAAGCCGCAGATCGTGGTCGCCGGGAAGCTCGACCTCGCCGAGACGCGCGCCCGCTTGCCCGCCGTGCGGGACGCGTTCGCGGGGCGCGGGATCAGCCTGCATGCGGTGTCGGGCGCCACGGGCGAAGGGACGGCGGCGCTGACGAGCGTCGTCGCCGAGGCCGTGCGCCGGGCGCGCGCGAGCGGAGAAACCGCCGCCGCCGCGGCCACGGCGCCATGA